A genome region from Nycticebus coucang isolate mNycCou1 chromosome 22, mNycCou1.pri, whole genome shotgun sequence includes the following:
- the LOC128574879 gene encoding protein FAM183A-like — translation MAGRQKEKEAPDEVRQNQILREVYVKERDTQKLYMLYHVNPFSKVHLITRKPMSWHDNLEEPEDARFLHLIHHASHGPRMKYPETQTENQEYGWNSKPLVNPERQDHRLNHFQVYKDITLYKAKMWSLGEDDCRK, via the exons ATGGCGGGACGCCAGAAGGAGAAGGAGGCCCCAGATGAGGTCCGCCAGAACCAGATCTTGCGGGAAGTCTATGTCAAAGAGCGTGACACCCAGAAACTCTACATGCTGTATCACGTGAATCCCTTCAGCAAGG TTCACCTGATCACCAGAAAGCCCATGTCCTGGCATGATAACCTGGAGGAACCTGAAGATG CCAGGTTTCTACATCTCATTCACCATGCTTCCCATGGACCAAGGATGAAATACCCAGAAACACAGACTGAAAATCAGGAGTATGGTTGGAACTCCAAGCCCTTG GTCAACCCAGAACgccaggaccacaggctgaaCCACTTCCAGGTCTATAAGGACATCACTCTGTACAAGGCTAAAATGTGGAGCCTAGGAGAAGATGACTGCCGCAAGTAG